Proteins co-encoded in one Euleptes europaea isolate rEulEur1 chromosome 1, rEulEur1.hap1, whole genome shotgun sequence genomic window:
- the LOC130493576 gene encoding zinc finger protein 397-like, producing MENECVEVEVNMSVEDGATIVPQQVKEEENTDPFKLCPQVEGTKTPQILHVGSIGELETAASPHLIKREPEEGTQQRWEAQWQEFLGTLQAPHSEGGNTQMCEEPTLWEDAKAFLASFEQVALTCRWPRDKWVTLLLPALGREAREAFSSLTARDRGDYGKVKVAILQREAVVRERQRQHFRQFCYQEAEGPRAVYGQLQELCCQWLKAERHSKEEILELLILEQFLTVLPQDMQSWVRKRDPETCIQAVALAEDFLMEKNEAMRPKDQMPEPLPEAAVIPSEGNKNPPPDTWNLVDVKQEWEGEEWSLGVGPMRVIQVDNLHQGEPQQGTPEGISLGSGHTFQYCREETRVGSKTRTDRKQRTKPGKKMDGPVTKGDQKETELVENTHRCVCGESFRSIVDLQAHERTHSGEKAEKYSERRKRVSGAGELRGPERSSTGEKPFQCSMCQKSFASSSNLTAHERIHTGEKPFKCLKCGKIFRQKGTLSTHEKIHIGEKPYKYKPFQCSMCEKSFTSGSNLIAHERIHTGEKPYTCSKCGKTFRQKGTLSTHEKIHIGYKPYKCSQCGKGFRSSTELTVHERIHTGEKPYKCSVCQKSFSDGSNLITHQRIHTGKKPYKCALCGKCFCQRSGLMTHERVHTGQKRRSASRKGSSVGSSVVSPQNTNPRGESSTSSDCGETSVSTQNAGHMTIEVSYNLEEQPYADVGQGSFEVVAVCQLRESKMEESQPHC from the exons ATGGAGAACGAGTGTGTGGAGGTGGAGGTGAACATGTCTGTAGAGGACGGGGCCACCATAGTCCCACAGCAGGTGAAGGAGGAAGAGAACACAGACCCTTTCAAGTTGTGTCCACAGGTGGAGGGAACAAAAACCCCACAGATTCTACATGTAGGGAGTATCGGGGAGTTAGAGACTGCAGCATCTCCGCACCTTATAAAAAGGGAACCAGAGGAGGGGACGCAGCAGCGTTGGGAGGCCCAGTGGCAGGAGTTCCTGGGAACACTACAGGCCCCTCACTCGGAAGGGGGTAACACACAGATGTGTGAGGAGCCAACACTGTGGGAAGATGCGAAAGCTTTTCTGGCCTCCTTTGAGCAAGTTGCGTTAACATGCCGCTGGCCTCGAGACAAGTGGGTGACCCTCCTTCTGCCAGCCCTCGGCAGAGAGGCCAGAGAGGCCTTCAGCAGCCTCACGGCCCGAGACAGAGGGGATTATGGGAAGGTGAAGGTGGCCATCTTGCAAAGAGAGGCCGTCGTGAGAGAGAGGCAGCGTCAGCACTTCAGGCAGTTCTGCTACCAAGAAGCAGAGGGGCCGAGAGCGGTTTATGGGCAACTCCAGGAACTTTGCTGTCAGTGGCTGAAAGCAGAAAGGCACTCGAAGGAGGAGATCTTGGAGctgctgatcctggagcagttcctgaccgtCCTGCCCCAAGACATGCAGAGCTGGGTCCGAAAACGTGATCCAGAGACCTGCATCCAGGCAGTGGCCCTGGCGGAAGATTTCCTCATGGAGAAGAATGAGGCCATGAGACCAAAAGATCAG ATGCCAGAACCGTTGCCTGAAGCGGCCGTCATTCCTTCCGAGGGGAACAAGAATCCACCACCAGATACTTGGAACCTTGTGGATGTCAAGCAGGAGTGGGAAGGAGAAGAGTGGTCGCTGG GCGTTGGGCCCATGCGTGTCATCCAAGTGGACAATCTTCATCAGGGTGAACCCCAGCAAGGAACGCCAGAGGGAATCTCACTGGGAAGTGGCCACACATTTCAGTATTGCAGAGAAGAGACAAGGGTTGGGAGTAAGACAAGAACAGATAGGAAGCAGAGAACCAAACCGGGAAAGAAAATGGATGGACCTGTTACTAAGGGTGATCAGAAAGAAACGGAACTTGTCGAAAACACCCATCGCTGTGTCTGCGGGGAGAGCTTCAGAAGCATTGTAGATCTTCAAGCACATGAGAGAACACACTCTGGAGAGAAAGCAGAGAAGTATTCAGAACGTAGGAAAAGAGTTAGTGGTGCTGGTGAACTGAGGGGCCCTGAACGAAGTAGCACTGGAGAAAAACCGTTCCAGTGTTCGATGTGTCAGAAAAGTTTTGCCAGTAGCTCCAACCTGACTGCACATGAGAGAATTCACACCGGAGAGAAACCTTTCAAGTGTTTAAAATGCGGGAAAATTTTCCGTCAAAAGGGAACCCTGTCGACACATGAAAAAATTCACAtcggagagaagccatataagt ATAAGCCATTTCAGTGCTCAATGTGTGAGAAGAGTTTTACAAGCGGCTCTAACCTGATTGCGCATGAAAGAATTCACACGGGAGAGAAACCCTATACATGTTCGAAATGTGGGAAAACTTTCCGTCAGAAGGGGACCCTTTCCACTCATGAAAAAATTCACATCGGATACAAACCATACAAGTGTTCCCAGTGTGGGAAAGGTTTCCGTAGCTCTACTGAACTCACTGTTCATGAAAGGATCCAtactggagagaaaccatataaatgctcggTGTGTCAAAAAAGCTTCAGTGACGGCTCCAATCTCATTACGCACCAACggattcacacagggaagaaaccataTAAGTGTGCACTGTGTGGGAAATGTTTCTGCCAGAGGTCAGGCCTCATGACGCATGAGCGCGTTCACACGGGACAAAAAAGGCGCTCAGCCAGTCGGAAGGGTTCTTCTGTTGGCTCCAGTGTCGTCTCGCCTCAGAATACAAACCCCAGAGGGGAATCAAGTACAAGCTCTGATTGTGGGGAAACTTCGGTCAGCACTCAAAATGCAGGGCACATGACAATTGAGGTATCATATAACCTAGAAGAGCAGCCATATGCAGATGTAGGACAGGGCTCGTTTGAGGTTGTTGCGGTCTGTCAGCTGAGGGAATCTAAGATGGAGGAAAGCCAACCCCACTGTTGA